The window CCAAGCCAACGGCAACGGCATGTCCCGCCTGCCCAAGACCTTCGGCCAACTCTCGACCCCCGCCTGGCAACCGCGCCTGGTCCAAGCCGATTCGGCTTAGTCAGGATTTAGGGCAGCAGTCTTAAAAACTGCCGTACTCATCCGCCGCTTGGTCGCGCCGCCGTTCGTGCTAGAATTAGCTCGGCGAACCAATACTCGACTGGCGCGTCATTGATTCTGGATGGATGGCCGAGTGGTTTAAGGCAGCAGTCTTGAAAACTGCCGTATCCGTGAGGGTACCGGGGGTTCGAATCCCTCTCCATCCGCTGCATCCTTTGGTGGGCCGCGCTTACGGCTTATCCCCTCGCTGTGGAATCAGCGATCGAACTTGCTCCAGCAATTCCAGACACGCTCCGGCTTTATTGAGGGTGTAGAAATGAATTCCCGGTACTCCCTCGCGCAGCAATTCTTCGGTTTGGCGAACCGAGTACTCCAGGCCCACGGCGTACTGGGCTGAGCGATCGTGTTTGACACGCTCCAAACTGTCGGCCAGTTCCTGCGGAACAAAGGTGCCACATAAGTTGGCAATGTGTGCGACGCGATCATATTCGGTGATCGGCATCAGACCTGGCACGATCGGCACCTCGACTCCCAGAACCGCCAGCGAGTCGCGGTACCGCAGGAATCGCTGGTTGTCGAAGAACAGTTGCGTGTAGATCGCATCTGCCCCAGCGCGCACCTTGCGCGCTGTGTGCTGCAAGTCGGTGGGTTCGTCTGCGGCTTCAGGATGTTTCTCGGGATAGCCAGCGACGCCGATTCCCGCAGTGGGAATTTTGGAACGGATGAGCTCGACCAGTTGGTAAGCAAATTCGAAATCGCCAGGGCGCGCAGAGCGAACCTTCGGTCGATCGCCGCGGAGCGCCATGAAATTTACTACGCCGGATTGGTTGCTGTTATGTAGCCAGTCGCACAATCCAGCGGTCGTGCTTTCCAGGCAAGTGAGGTGCGCAACGGCTGGCAACGATGCTTCCTGCTGGATGACGCGGCACCAATCCAACGTGCGCTGGTTCGTCGAGCCGACAGCGCCGTACGTGCAAGAGATGAACGCTGGTTGCCAGCGAGCTAACTCACCGATCGCGCTGCGCAGGGATTGTTCTCCCTCCGCAGACTTCGGTGGAAAAATCTCGAATGACAGCCCGAAACGTCCGTCGCGATAGTGTTCACGCAAGTTCACGTCAAACTCCTGCCGCACGCAACTTCTTGGCGGCAGAAACCATGTTGGTCAGCGCAGGGATTACTTCTTCCCACTGACGCGTCTTCAAGCCGCAATCGGGATTCACCCACAATCGCTCGGCTGGAATACGTTCGCCCGCTTTGCGCATCAACTTGATGATGTGCTCTTCGGTGGGAATGTTCGGCGAATGGATGTCGTAAACGCCGGGCCCGATTTCGTTCGGATACTTGAAGTTCTCGAACACTTCGAGCAATTCCATATCGGAACGCGACGTTTCGATCGTGATTGCATCAGCATCCATCTGAGCGATGGCTTCGATGATGTCGTTGAACTCCGAATAGCACATGTGAGTGTGGATCTGCGTCTTGTCGGCAACACCGTTGGCGGCGATGCGGAACGACAACACCGACCAATCGAGATACTCTTGCCATTGCGATCGTCGCAGCGGAAGGCCCTCGCGAAGGGCTGCCTCGTCGATTTGAATGATCCGGACACCAGCCTTTTCCAGATCCAGCACCTCTTCGCGAATCGCCAAGGCAATCTGCTTGCACGAAGTCGAGCGAGGCTGATCGTCGCGAACAAATGACCAGTTCAAAATCGTCACTGGGCCCGTGAGCATTCCCTTCATCGGCTTGTTGGTGAGCGACTGAGCGTACGCAGTCCATTCCACAGTCATCGCCTTCGGACGGCTAATGTCTCCGAACAATATCGGCGGCTTTACGCAGCGCGAACCGTACGACTGTACCCAGCCAAATTCGCTGAAGGTGAAGCCGTCGAGTTGCTCGCCGAAGTATTCGACCATGTCGTTCCGCTCGGCTTCGCCGTGGACGAACACGTCGAGCCCCAGCGACTCCTGCTCCTTCACGCAGCGGGCAATCTCGTTTTGCATCGCGGTACGATAGGCCGCGTCGTCGATCTTGCCGGCTTTGAATTGGTTCCGCGCCCGACGGATTTCCGCAGTTTGCGGAAACGAACCGATCGTGGTGGTGGGATACTTCGGCAGCTTCAGGATGTCAGCTTGCGTTTTGGCTCGCTGGGCGTAGCCGTTTTTACGATTGCCGAGTTGAGCATTGAGCTTTGCCAGCGCGTCTTTAACAGTCGGATTGTTGACCCGCGGCGAGTTGCGACGTGATGCAATTGCCGCGGCGTTGGCGTCGAGCTCAACCTTCACCGCGCTACGGCCACTCACCAAAGCCGCTTTGAGGACGCGGATTTCTTCCAATTTCTGCTTGGCAAACGCTAACCAGTTTTTGATCTCGCCGTTGAGTTTCCGCTCGCTGTCGAGATCCACCGGTACGTGCAACAACGAGCACGACGGAGCAATCCACAACCGATCGCCCAATTGCTTGGCAATCGGTTCGAGCCAATCAAGCGTGCCGTTGAGGTCAGCCTTCCAGATGTTGCGACCGTTGATGACTCCCAGCGAGACGATGCGATCACCTGGCAGGTTTTTGATCAGCGTTTCGACTTCATTGCGAGCGTTGACTGTGTCGAGATGCACGCCGGCCACTGGCAGCTTCGCGACGAGCGCCAGATTGTCTTGCAACTGGCCGAAGTAGGTCGTCAGCAACAACTTGACTGGCGACTTCGCCAGCGTTTGATAGGCAGTTTCGAACGCCACTTTCCATTCGGCAGCGAGTTCCGTCACTAAGATCGCTTCGTCGATCTGCACCCATTCGGCACCCTCAGCAGCGATCGCTGCCAACAATTGCTGATAGACCGGCAACAGCTTGGACAGCAGCGTCAACTTGTGCGAATCGTCCTTCGCCTTACCCAAGGCCAGGTAAGTGACGGGGCCGATGACGACCGGCTTGACGTTCACACCTTGGGCCTTGGCTTCACGGATCTGTTCAATCAACCGCGAAGAATCCAGGCTAAAAGTAGTGTTCGCTTGGAACTCAGGCACGATGTAGTGGTAGTTCGTGTCGAACCACTTGGTCATCTCGCCTGCCGCAACTTCGCCGGCAGCAGTCGGGGCCGATCGGCCGCGGGCGACGCGGAAGAAGTTGTCGAGCTTGTCGTCATTGAAATCGCGGACTCGCTCGGGAAGATTGCCGAGCGTGAAGCTCATATCGAGCATCTGGTCATAGAAGGAGAAGTCGCCGACCGGCACGTAGTCGAGACAAGCCTGTGCCTGGGAATTCTGCTTTCGCAAGTCGGCGCCGACCGACTTGAGTGCATCCAGTGATGATTTGCCCTTCCAGTATTCTTCCTGGGCAAACTTCAACTCTCGATCAGGGCCGATGCGGGGGAATCCCAAGTTATGTGCTTTGACCATGTTCTCTCTCGTATCCGAAGCGGATTGATTCAACGGGGCGATTTCGCGTCAAGGTTAGCGATTCACGGCTATGAGCGGAAATGATAATATTTCACGAGTACATGAAATCTGTTCATTGATTAACCGGAGCGCGAAATGGCCGCGATCGAACGCACGCACTTGGAAATCATCCGGGCCATCAACCAGCTTGGTTCATTGACTGCCGCTGCGGAGTCGCTGTTTCTCACGCAACCCGCGCTCAGTCACTCGATTCACAAGTTGGAGGACACTCTCGGACTCAAGATCTGGACCCGCGAAGGTCGCTCGTTGCGATTGACGCAGGCAGGAGAATATCTGGCCGCCGTTGCGAATCGCTTGCTTCCGCAGTTGGAACGCGCGGAATTGCAACTGCAGCAATTTGCCCAAGGCGAGCGCGGCACCATGCGGATCGGCATGGAATGCCATCCCTGTTACCAATGGCTGCTGAAAATCGCCGCGCCGTTTCTGGAGGCCTGGCCGCGCGTAGATCTCGATGTAATTCAAAAATTCCAGTTTGGTGGGATCGAAGCCCTGATTGGGCACGACATTGATGTGCTAGTGACGCCCGACCCGCTGAAAAAGCCCGAGCTGATCTTTGAACCAGTCTTCGACTACGAACAGGTACTGGTGGTCGGCAGTGATCACCCTTACCGCAAAGCGAAGTTCATTCGCCCCGAACAGTTGTCAGATCAAATACTGATCACGTATCCGGTTTCGACCGATCGGCTCGACATCTTCAACCGCTTCCTGACGCCAGCGGGTGTCATCCCCAAAAAACACAAGTTGATCGAAACCACCGACATCATGCTGCAAATGGTTGCCAGCGGCCGAGGTGTCGCTGCACTGCCGCGTTGGTTGGTGCAAGAGCAACAGGACCGCTTCCAGATCCTCCCGATTCGACTCGGCGAGAAGGGAATCGACAAACAGATTTTTCTTGGCCTGCGCAAGAAAGACTTGGAGGTCGATTACCTGAAGGCCTTCATCGAGATCGCGCGTTCCAGCAAGGCGATCAAGAAGGTGAAGCCGGAAACATGCTAATTTGCCGGCCCGCGGCCGTTGGGGTGCGCCGCCAGAGTTGCTCAAGGCTTGGCTTTCGAGTTAAGCAGCGTGCTGACCTCAGCCCATAACTCCTGGCAGAGTTTTTGCTCGCTGGGCGGCAACTTCGTTAACTCGCTCGCTTCGCGAAGCCCGGCCAAGTCATCCTCGGTTTGCCATTGCTGCAACCGCTGCAGTGTTTTTGAGCGAGCCTGTTCGTTGCTGCTGTCGAGCGATTGGCGACAGGCAGCGAGTTCCTGGCGAAGCCATTCGAGGGCTTGCCCGCGCCAATTCGCCCGTTGCAGATGTTCCAGGTCGGCAACATCGGAACCTCGCCCGCAACCCGCACAGGCCGCGGCCCGTGCTGCGGCGTAGCGATGGTCTGTTTCCAGCAAGTTTGAGTCGGCGGTGAAGGCTTCATCGTAAATTCGCGCCAGTGCTGCATTCCGTTCGGTGAATTGGCAAATGCCGATCAGCGCGAGTCGTTCGTCGTTGTCTTGCGGGCGATAGGTTCCTGCCATGAACCCTGAGTAATTCAGCAAGATCATCTGCTCTGCTTCACGGCGGAGCACCTGATAAATCCACGCGTCCTGGTGTTTGCAATGATTCAAACGCCAATCGTAAGAGGTCACCGCTGCGGCCAGAGTGCGGCGCGATTCTTGTTCCTGTCCGCGTTGGTATAGCGCCATTGCGAGCACCAACCGCGGTGCAGGGCCGAGCACACGGGAGGCATCTCCCTTCATCGTGGCAATCGCCTGGTCGAATTTGCCCTGTCGAAATTCGGCGAGGCCGCGCGCAAAGAGGTAGTAGGAATTAAAGCCACCCGTCTTGGCAGTCGGTGAAGCGAGCGCACATTCGGCCAGTGAGACCGCGGTCGCCAACTCTTTACCCTGCACGGGTGTCAGCAACGTCATGCGACTAACCTGCTCGGCAAAGCGTGCATCTGTAGTCGCGCCGTATTTTCGCAGCATTTCACGGCGGGCTTGCCGATACTCTTCTTCCTTGCCGAGGAAGAGAGAGAGTTCGGCGTAGCCATACCAGGCGTTGTACTGCGTCGGAGAATGAGCCAGGGCGGCCTGCCATGCGGCTTGTGCTTCTTCCAGCCTGCCACGTTTCACGTAATACTCCCGCAGCGCCTTTTGTGATTCCAAGCGAAGGGGTTCCAGTTCAACGGCCTTCCGCAATGAGACGAGTGCCGCGGTATCGTTTCCTTGGCGCTCCAGAATCGTTCCGAGCTCCTTTTGGGCCAATACAAAATCTGGGTGGCTTTGAATGACACCGCGAAGATGCTCAGCGGCAGCCTCAGGGCGATGCAAATCAACGAGACGCCGGGCGTAATTCAGATTGTAAATCTCGACGGAAGGATCGAGCTCCGTCGCGCGGCGACATTGCTCGGCGGCTTCTTCACGACGACCAACTTCGAGCAGTGCGTTGCCAAATAGATTGCGAGCCAGCGCCGACTCAGGCCGAAGCGCCACTGCCGTCTGCACATAACCCAGGCCCTCGCCAGGCACTTTGTTCAAGCGGTGGAACCCGCCGAGCCGCAAGTTGAGCCAAAAATCGTCCGGATGAAGCTGATAGCGACGCTTTAGAATTGCCATGCGTTCGGCTGCGGGGGAATGCTGGTTGCTCAAATACATTTCGAGAGTAACCATTGGCATGAGCGCAGGATCACTCTGCGGCCGCGAGTCAATCAGTTCCTTGAGTGCGTCCCAATCTTTCAAAACGGCTGGATCGCGCGCCCTCAATCGCCAACTCGATTGGTCGGGATCGGCTCTGCGAGCAACATCCAACATCCAGATGGTGCGTTCGGAACTCATGTTTTGAGTAACGACCGCGTACCAATCGAGCGCGGCGATCAGCGCCTCACGAATGGCAGATTGGCGGATCTTCTGCGCGACGATCTCCGGGTTGTCGCCAACGGTGCCAATCTGCGCGGCGCGCAGTGCTTCGACGAAATCCTTGTCGTAATTCTCAAAGGCGATGCCGCCGACAATGGCTTCGACGCCTTTCAAGTGAAAGACATCAAGACGCGCAGCCAAGTCGAGATCGCGCGTACCTTGGTCAATGAGTTGGCGCAGTTCCACCGGCGTGCTGCTTCCCAGACGCCCATTCGCACGATCGCGCGCGGCGCTGGCGTCTGGCCAGGCAGAGCTTTTCAAATAGCGAACCATATCGCGTACATCTTCGTGCGCGGCCTGGGCCTTTGCTGATCGGTCTGAGAGAAGCCACAGGCCGCCGCCAGCGAAGGCCAACGTCGAGAGCGCCGCGATTGCCACTGCGGTTGCCAGAATAGGTTGGCGGCAGATTTGTCGAATCCACCGGGCGATGGCAACTTCTGGGCGGGCCGCGATGGCTTCACCCAGCAGATAGCGGTGCAAATCGTCTGCCAGTGCTGCGGCGGTGACATAGCGATGTTGCGGCTCTTTCTGCAGACACATCAGACAAATGGTCTGCAGATCGCGCGGCACTTTGCGATTCAATCGCGCTGGCGGAACAGGCTCCTGCTGGATCACCTGCACGAGCGTTTCCGCTTGCGTTGCTCCGTGAAATGGTGGCCGGCCCGTCAGCAGTTCATACAGAATCGCGCCGAGCGCATAGATGTCGGCGGCAGGTCCGATATCGCGCGATTGACCGCGGGCCTGCTCAGGAGCCATGTAACTGGGCGTGCCGAGAGGAACACCGCTGAGCGTGAGTTCAACGCCACCTTCCAAACGTCGAGCCAAGCCGAAATCGGTGATCTTAGGAGTGCCTTCGGGCGTGAACAGGATGTTGGCCGGCTTGAGGTCGCGGTGAACGATCCCGCCCTGGTGCGCCGCGTGAACAGCTTCCGCGAGAGTCGCCACCAACGCGGCAGCTTCGCGCGGCGACTTCGGTACCGCCGCGGTTCGCTGCGCCAGACTCCCCCCTTCGATCAATTCCATCGTGAAGTAGGCACGACCCGTTAAGTCACCCACGTCGTAGATCTGCACGACGTTCGGATGTCGCAGAGCGGCAACTGCTTCCGACTCACGACGAAACCGTTCTCGCTCATGCTCGCTTGCATACGAACCGGCGAGCGTCATTTTTAAGGCAACCAAGCGAGAGAGCTTCACGTGCCGAGCGCGAAAGACAATTCCCATTCCACCTTGTCCGAGCACCGCGTCGACTTCATAACCCGGCACCTGCGGCAATTCGTCGGGCAACTGCCTCGCGTATTTCTCGTTCGTCGGGACGGGCAACAGCGCGTCGAGTTCCGCGCGAGCCAGACAGATCTGCCGCCAGCGCGCGCGGACGACGGGCAGAAGTTCGGGGCAACGCGCGCAGACTTCCTCCGGGTTGGAATCGTGATCGGACAATTCGTCGAGCAGCGCTTGCACGCGCGCATCATCGGGCATTTCAACATTCCACGTTATGGCGACCGCTTGTCACTGTGAGCGGGATTGAGGTCGCCCAATTGCTCCGTCAGTAGCCGGAGCCCTCGATCCAATCTCCGTTGCACTGTCTTGGGAGAAACACCGAGCAACTCGGCGGCCTCGCCATAGGTAAGCCCTTGAATTCGGACCAGGTCAAACGCCTCGCGTTCGTCTTGTGGGAGGTTATCGATCGTCTCCAGCAAACGACGGCCAACCGGCGACAGGCCGCAGTCGCTGCTAGCCGGATTGGGAATCTTCCCCTCCTGCAACTCCATAGCCGTCGGCTGATTATCCAAGCGTCGGGCCAAGTCATTTAGTTCCCATCGCATGTGCTGACCGGCCAGTGCGAAGAACTCACGAACCGTTCGCGGACGGGCTTCTCGCAACGCCTTCAGCAACCGCTCGACAACCGCGCTCAGCAATTCATCGGTTTGGAGACGAAGAGGCGAGCGGGTTAGCCGTGGGTAATCGCGGTGCAGTAACGTGGCGCAAAGCTTTTGCAGCCGCAGTATTGCCCGGTCGAGCAGTTGACGGACGATCGGCTCGGTAGGGGTCTCTCCCTTCAACTCTCCCAAGTATCGCTCGACAACGGCGGTGGTATTCTCGTCGGTCATGGTCGCATGTCCGAACTTCGATGTCGGAATCAGAACTCGGAATCAAAATGCCGTGTACTTGGATGAGAGGATTGCTGCAATGTACTCAAAAATTTTCGTGAAGAGCAAATGACGAACTCACTCGTTTTGCGTGACCAGCACATTTTTACTCGACGAGACGTCCGTGAATTCGTGAAAATTTACGGCAAGTGTCCAGCCCTCACGCTTGGCTAGTGCGAAGAGTCGAACTCAGCAATTGGCAGCTCATCGAGAACGGAGAAAAGCCATGAAAGCCGCTCGTATCAGGGAGTACAACAAGCCCCTCGTACTCGAGGATGTGCCAGCTCCTGACTTTCAGCCCGACGAAGTGCTAGTCCGCGTGCAAGCTTGCGGGATGTGCCGTTCGGATGTGCAACTCGTGGATGGATACTTCCGCAGATACAACGACATTCCTACGCCCATCATTCCGGGGCATGAAATCACGGGACTCGTGGATAAGCTGGGCGGCCTCGTGCCCAAGGCGTCGGGGCTGGCGGAGGGGGACCATGTGGTTGTCGCGCCCGGTTGGGGCGATGGCACTTGCCGGCACTGCCTGGTCGGCAATACGCACATTTGTCCCAATGTGCGCTGGCCCGGATTTGGGCCCGCTGGCGGCTTTGCCGAGTACATTGCCGTTCCCGCGCGATACCTGATTAAGGTTGAGCGTCGACTCAAGTTCGAAGAACTCGCGCCGCTCACCGATGCTGGTGTGACGCCCTATCGTGGGATCAAAAAACTACGCGACGGCGGTGCGCTCGCGCCGGGCCGAGTCTTGGGAGTGTTCGGCATCGGCGGGCTGGGGGGATATGCTGTGCAGTACGCAAAGCTGCTCGGCGGCGGCATCACAGTTGTCGCCTTTGCTCGCAATGCCGAGAAGCTCCGCATCGCGCAGGAGTATGGCGCCGATCACACGATTTCGGTGAAGGACAAGTCCGCCGCCGAAGTTGGCAAGGAACTGCGCAATCTAACGGGGCAGAGCGATCTGGACGCGGTCATCGATTGTGCCGGCGCACCAGAGATGATGCAGCTGGCCTTCAGCCTGTTGTCGATCAGCGGTCATTATGTCGACGTCGGTTTGGTCGGCGATCGGATCGAGATTCCGCTGTTCCCGCGAGTTTCGCGCGAACAGACATTTCAGGGCTCGTTCTGGGGCAACAACAGCGATCTAAGTGAAGTCATGGCACTCGCTGCCCAGGGCAAGATTCGCCACATAGTGACAACGATCACATTCGACCAGATCAACGAATACCTTGAACTGCTGAGGTCAGGAGAAGTGATTGGCCGGGCAGTCGTGAAGTTCTAGAGTGCAATTCCAATCATCTACAAATGAATCAACGGAGCTCAGACGCCAATGTCCAAGAAAATTCTGATCATTGTTTCCAACGCGAGTTCGATCGGTCCTCGCAAGCGGCGAACCGGCACCTTTTTGTCGGAGGTGGCCCATCCGTACGCTGAATTCACCAAGGCCGGGTATCAAGTCGATTTCGTCAGCCTCACCGGCGAATCGCCCTTTTTGGATGCTCTCAATTTGGCTGACGATCCTGCGAACCTGGCGTTCTTGACCGGCAAAGGTTGGGCAGCGATGCATCAAGCCGGCAAGCTCGCCGATGTGAATGTTGGCGCCTACGACGCCATCTTTGTGCCTGGTGGATTGGCGCCGATGGCTGATTTGCCGGAGGCGCCGCTCCTCAAGAAAGTCATTGCCGAAACCTGGGAGCGAGGCGCCGTCGTC is drawn from Anatilimnocola floriformis and contains these coding sequences:
- the metE gene encoding 5-methyltetrahydropteroyltriglutamate--homocysteine S-methyltransferase; its protein translation is MVKAHNLGFPRIGPDRELKFAQEEYWKGKSSLDALKSVGADLRKQNSQAQACLDYVPVGDFSFYDQMLDMSFTLGNLPERVRDFNDDKLDNFFRVARGRSAPTAAGEVAAGEMTKWFDTNYHYIVPEFQANTTFSLDSSRLIEQIREAKAQGVNVKPVVIGPVTYLALGKAKDDSHKLTLLSKLLPVYQQLLAAIAAEGAEWVQIDEAILVTELAAEWKVAFETAYQTLAKSPVKLLLTTYFGQLQDNLALVAKLPVAGVHLDTVNARNEVETLIKNLPGDRIVSLGVINGRNIWKADLNGTLDWLEPIAKQLGDRLWIAPSCSLLHVPVDLDSERKLNGEIKNWLAFAKQKLEEIRVLKAALVSGRSAVKVELDANAAAIASRRNSPRVNNPTVKDALAKLNAQLGNRKNGYAQRAKTQADILKLPKYPTTTIGSFPQTAEIRRARNQFKAGKIDDAAYRTAMQNEIARCVKEQESLGLDVFVHGEAERNDMVEYFGEQLDGFTFSEFGWVQSYGSRCVKPPILFGDISRPKAMTVEWTAYAQSLTNKPMKGMLTGPVTILNWSFVRDDQPRSTSCKQIALAIREEVLDLEKAGVRIIQIDEAALREGLPLRRSQWQEYLDWSVLSFRIAANGVADKTQIHTHMCYSEFNDIIEAIAQMDADAITIETSRSDMELLEVFENFKYPNEIGPGVYDIHSPNIPTEEHIIKLMRKAGERIPAERLWVNPDCGLKTRQWEEVIPALTNMVSAAKKLRAAGV
- a CDS encoding LysR family transcriptional regulator; protein product: MAAIERTHLEIIRAINQLGSLTAAAESLFLTQPALSHSIHKLEDTLGLKIWTREGRSLRLTQAGEYLAAVANRLLPQLERAELQLQQFAQGERGTMRIGMECHPCYQWLLKIAAPFLEAWPRVDLDVIQKFQFGGIEALIGHDIDVLVTPDPLKKPELIFEPVFDYEQVLVVGSDHPYRKAKFIRPEQLSDQILITYPVSTDRLDIFNRFLTPAGVIPKKHKLIETTDIMLQMVASGRGVAALPRWLVQEQQDRFQILPIRLGEKGIDKQIFLGLRKKDLEVDYLKAFIEIARSSKAIKKVKPETC
- a CDS encoding type 1 glutamine amidotransferase domain-containing protein, which produces MSKKILIIVSNASSIGPRKRRTGTFLSEVAHPYAEFTKAGYQVDFVSLTGESPFLDALNLADDPANLAFLTGKGWAAMHQAGKLADVNVGAYDAIFVPGGLAPMADLPEAPLLKKVIAETWERGAVVGAVCHGPVSLLNVKLSDGSYLVNGKNMTSFTDEEEENYAKADVPFLLQTALTKQGAKFHAAAPWSANSLADGKLVTGQNPASAQGVGEKMVALLGK
- a CDS encoding NAD(P)-dependent alcohol dehydrogenase translates to MKAARIREYNKPLVLEDVPAPDFQPDEVLVRVQACGMCRSDVQLVDGYFRRYNDIPTPIIPGHEITGLVDKLGGLVPKASGLAEGDHVVVAPGWGDGTCRHCLVGNTHICPNVRWPGFGPAGGFAEYIAVPARYLIKVERRLKFEELAPLTDAGVTPYRGIKKLRDGGALAPGRVLGVFGIGGLGGYAVQYAKLLGGGITVVAFARNAEKLRIAQEYGADHTISVKDKSAAEVGKELRNLTGQSDLDAVIDCAGAPEMMQLAFSLLSISGHYVDVGLVGDRIEIPLFPRVSREQTFQGSFWGNNSDLSEVMALAAQGKIRHIVTTITFDQINEYLELLRSGEVIGRAVVKF
- a CDS encoding RNA polymerase sigma factor; this encodes MTDENTTAVVERYLGELKGETPTEPIVRQLLDRAILRLQKLCATLLHRDYPRLTRSPLRLQTDELLSAVVERLLKALREARPRTVREFFALAGQHMRWELNDLARRLDNQPTAMELQEGKIPNPASSDCGLSPVGRRLLETIDNLPQDEREAFDLVRIQGLTYGEAAELLGVSPKTVQRRLDRGLRLLTEQLGDLNPAHSDKRSP
- a CDS encoding serine/threonine-protein kinase, with product MPDDARVQALLDELSDHDSNPEEVCARCPELLPVVRARWRQICLARAELDALLPVPTNEKYARQLPDELPQVPGYEVDAVLGQGGMGIVFRARHVKLSRLVALKMTLAGSYASEHERERFRRESEAVAALRHPNVVQIYDVGDLTGRAYFTMELIEGGSLAQRTAAVPKSPREAAALVATLAEAVHAAHQGGIVHRDLKPANILFTPEGTPKITDFGLARRLEGGVELTLSGVPLGTPSYMAPEQARGQSRDIGPAADIYALGAILYELLTGRPPFHGATQAETLVQVIQQEPVPPARLNRKVPRDLQTICLMCLQKEPQHRYVTAAALADDLHRYLLGEAIAARPEVAIARWIRQICRQPILATAVAIAALSTLAFAGGGLWLLSDRSAKAQAAHEDVRDMVRYLKSSAWPDASAARDRANGRLGSSTPVELRQLIDQGTRDLDLAARLDVFHLKGVEAIVGGIAFENYDKDFVEALRAAQIGTVGDNPEIVAQKIRQSAIREALIAALDWYAVVTQNMSSERTIWMLDVARRADPDQSSWRLRARDPAVLKDWDALKELIDSRPQSDPALMPMVTLEMYLSNQHSPAAERMAILKRRYQLHPDDFWLNLRLGGFHRLNKVPGEGLGYVQTAVALRPESALARNLFGNALLEVGRREEAAEQCRRATELDPSVEIYNLNYARRLVDLHRPEAAAEHLRGVIQSHPDFVLAQKELGTILERQGNDTAALVSLRKAVELEPLRLESQKALREYYVKRGRLEEAQAAWQAALAHSPTQYNAWYGYAELSLFLGKEEEYRQARREMLRKYGATTDARFAEQVSRMTLLTPVQGKELATAVSLAECALASPTAKTGGFNSYYLFARGLAEFRQGKFDQAIATMKGDASRVLGPAPRLVLAMALYQRGQEQESRRTLAAAVTSYDWRLNHCKHQDAWIYQVLRREAEQMILLNYSGFMAGTYRPQDNDERLALIGICQFTERNAALARIYDEAFTADSNLLETDHRYAAARAAACAGCGRGSDVADLEHLQRANWRGQALEWLRQELAACRQSLDSSNEQARSKTLQRLQQWQTEDDLAGLREASELTKLPPSEQKLCQELWAEVSTLLNSKAKP
- the metF gene encoding methylenetetrahydrofolate reductase [NAD(P)H], which encodes MNLREHYRDGRFGLSFEIFPPKSAEGEQSLRSAIGELARWQPAFISCTYGAVGSTNQRTLDWCRVIQQEASLPAVAHLTCLESTTAGLCDWLHNSNQSGVVNFMALRGDRPKVRSARPGDFEFAYQLVELIRSKIPTAGIGVAGYPEKHPEAADEPTDLQHTARKVRAGADAIYTQLFFDNQRFLRYRDSLAVLGVEVPIVPGLMPITEYDRVAHIANLCGTFVPQELADSLERVKHDRSAQYAVGLEYSVRQTEELLREGVPGIHFYTLNKAGACLELLEQVRSLIPQRGDKP